GAACTTGATTGTAGAAACTGCAACGGTTGAGTGTGTTTATTTTAACAACTTTTCATCAAAATTCTTTGCAGCCTTCTGTCAGAAAGCAACACAATGCGGGCTACAAGCACAAGGTATTCCCATCCCAACCCAAGGGCTcaaccaccaccccccccccctcccccaaaaaaaagaaaagttaaTAAATGAATAATAGAGAGAGAAGGATCTTTCTTTGGTGTATAAAACTTAAATTTTTTGTTAATGGTTTATATGCTGATACTGTTTCCTACTTTAGGCAAATGTTCGGACCTATTATCAACAGTTTGAGGAGCAACAAACACAAAGTTTGATTGATCAGAGGATCAAAGAGCATCTCGGGCAGGCAGCAGCTTTCCAGCAAGTTGGTGCAGCTTACAATCAACACTTGGCTTCCATGCCAGGAAATCCTCAGCGGCCTCGACTTCCCATACTACCAGCACCTGGAATGCACATTCCAGGTGCTGCACCAGGCCCTCTGGTACCGGGAATCAGGCCTCCAGTTTTGCCAAGGCCAATGCCAGCACCAGGTAACTTGATCTCTATTAATGTTGATAACTTGGTTCCTCAATGACATGATACTTTCCAGTTTCATATAATCTTGATTCTTAGTTAATCCAACAACTGCTTCCTAAtattctattttcattttcaattttataagtatatataattataaatggGATAAATcgttttatggaaaaaaaaaatatccttattttttgaaaggaAGTCCGAAAtttcctttaaaataaataatttttttatattttatatagaagTATGAATAGTGTAAATCAGATGTGGACAAATTGTCCCTCACTTTTAGAAGTAAAATCAAACATTCCTAAAAGAAATAGATTATTATACTATATATAGAAATATGGAGAGTGTAAATCAGATGTGGACAAATTATCCCTTTCTTTTAGAAGTAAAATCAAACATTCCTAAAAGAATTAGATTATTATACTATATATAGAAATATGGATAGTGTAATTTATTTTGttcagaaaaatatatttatattttaaaagtaaGACTAAATATTCATAAAAGAAGTAAATTTAAATACtatatagaaaaaaattaatgTAGATAAACtagataaaattatatttagaaCGTCTAAAAATTTAGTGTTTGaacctaaaagaaaaaaatttcatggttaaaaaataaaattaaactaacagtatatatgcatatttatatctACCATAGACCCGTCATGTTCCGCCCCTTCCCCAGAGCTGCATACACTGGAGCTTCGTGCCCCGAGCtactcttttttttatttatactaAAAAGTATGAATTAATAAAACTATGAGTAAGGTATATAACTTTGTGGGAAGAATATCCTTATATTTTAAAAGTAATACAAAACAATCAAAAACATAGTAAATTCAACCAAAATTatgtaaaaattatatttatcaaatatattTAGATGAGTTAAATATTTGAACCAAAAGAAGAAACTCCATttggcaaaaataaataaataaacaaatactaaTTTATAAAAacattacaacaacaacaataacaacaaaccaagccttaaatcTTACTAGGTGGGGTCAGAtaatcatttataaaattatgaataGTGTAAAATCATGTTTTGGGAAAAAAGTATTATTATCTTTTCAAAGTAAGACAAAGcattcctaaaatatttgtattcaataaaattagataaatttacatttaaaaattgtacttcaaataagTTAAGATTTCAACCGAATATATATTTATGGCTAAATAGAGGTtatatcccaaaataaaatagataaattcTTTTGacatcttttaaaattattttgaagcaTCTAATGtcatttagataaataataatatgaactctaaaagataaatttaaaaataaaaaataaaaaattatagacCTAGAATTTATCTAGAATTTTAAGAACTCATTAATTGATTGTTAAGTAAAtgacaaataaaaatattttttggtagCAAATGACAATTTAAAATTCACAATGAACTTATTAATGTTTTCATTGGAAGATTTATAATGAACTTAATTAATGCTTCCATTGGAAGAAGTCAtgtatcaaaattttttaaaaaataaggaaaaaatcaTTTGCATTTGCTAAGGGTTTGTTTGGTAtggttgttttttgttttctgtgTCTATTTCTCCACagtgaaaaaatagattataaaaatatatttgtttctgttgtcaatttttttttctattgtcgatttttagctatttaccaaaaaactgaaaatcagattttatgattttcagttgttttgacaaccCTATTgccaaaaaatttaatattaagcaatattttttttggattaaattatttattttatacacttttaaattaaaataaaatttaaataatcatatgactttaaatataattaaaatatatatacataaattttgaaaaataataataataaagtcaattacaaaatatttttactatttttcaattatcatgtccaataaaatttttattgtaaagtaaaatttgaaagtagaacgattaagtaaaataattataataaattttatttttataatagtacTTTTtctaatgtgtattatttgttattttattattttaatcatatttttataaaattttgatttaaatatgaaaatgaacatttttttaattaattttttaatttgcaTTAGTTTTATAAacgttaaccaaataggttgctggtttttagtttttagtttttccttttggtttttggttttcgtttctttaatttttgataaTGATATCAAATGACCCCAAAATTTTCATCTATAATGTTGTATAAtagtaaattttaatattttgtaCAATTTTAACTAGATCATTTATGATCATAtcctatatatttaaattttttcatgTCTTTGTATCTACAGTGTCATAAGAATATCATGTGCCTTGTTTGTTATAATTTTAAACagataaatttttataaataattttgggaactaaattataacaatatagtattttttttaacaGTATTATTCACATGTAATCAACTAATACGCACATCCTATGGTTACTAATGCATATGCCCGCGCGCCTTATTTCTCTAGAGAATTATCAGTTGCTTCTTTACAAGTTGAATGCATTCTCAAACATGTCATATTTCCCTGCAATATTTCTACCTTTTCAATTTCTGTAACATTAGACTGCTTCCTTTCTTCTGGCCTTCttcttttctcccttttttttttttttcaaaaaatttggtCTTTTGCAGGTTATGGTTCAGCTCCAATGATGATGCCACCAAATGTAGGGCCACCCGGTGCGCCTTCCTTACCTATGCAATTAAATGGTCTGCCAAGGCCTCCCACAGTTAATGTACCAACAGCAGCTCCTAGTGGAGTGGCAACTCCTACTTCTAATGGTAACCCCTCTACAATTACGCAGCCAATGTATCAGGCAATTCCAACTGCACCTGGAAGTAGTAATGCTCCTTCAGCTGCGACTTCTGCTGATGGCTTTGCTTATGCACAAGCACCTGAGGCCAGTCATTAGACCAGCTGAGCTGGTACGCAATTATGG
This genomic stretch from Malania oleifera isolate guangnan ecotype guangnan chromosome 3, ASM2987363v1, whole genome shotgun sequence harbors:
- the LOC131151018 gene encoding U1 small nuclear ribonucleoprotein C, with the translated sequence MPRYYCDYCDTYLTHDSPSVRKQHNAGYKHKANVRTYYQQFEEQQTQSLIDQRIKEHLGQAAAFQQVGAAYNQHLASMPGNPQRPRLPILPAPGMHIPGAAPGPLVPGIRPPVLPRPMPAPGYGSAPMMMPPNVGPPGAPSLPMQLNGLPRPPTVNVPTAAPSGVATPTSNGNPSTITQPMYQAIPTAPGSSNAPSAATSADGFAYAQAPEASH